GCATTATcaaccaaaaacaataaaataattccaTGGTTCCTACTGTCTCACTCCGTCTGAATTTCCCAATTAACGTGTCATTCAGGAGATGTCCTACACGTACTGACCACCTGGAATACACCCCGAGGTAGACGGACTGGTTTCTATTGATCAGGGCTTGAATCCTGTAAACACTCTCAGAGAGCAAGCGGTGGCAATTAATTACACCCCTGCACTGCTTGCATTAATGACACCGCGCCACACTGCTAGCAGTCATTTTGCTCTGCTTCTTCCGCCTGGGCTGACATCACAATGCATCTCATCAATAATGCAACACCACTCAGATCCATTTCACTGTGCACCGCAACGCGTCCCGTGCACGCCGCGTTCTCCGAGCACGATACCCACATGGGCTCCGCAGCGTGCTCGGGCATAACAGCGAGACCACAGATAGGGCATCAACCCCGGgatgcctgcctgcctgcctggctGCCTGCCTCCGTGGCTGCCTGGCTCCTTGGGCATGGCGGTTAGATTACCGCACATCCAGGGTTCATCTGGAGTCGTCATTTCTGGGTCACCTCAAGTGACACTCGGTGTCGTTGGAGGGAGCTCTCAGTCACTCCCGGAGCATCGCcgggaagagaggagagggagaaaaaaaagagggagcggAGGAGACAGGGAGgcgaagaagaggaaaagaagggggggggcaggggaggggggtttcTCCCAGTATCCGCTGAGGTGCAGGCTAAACACTGACAGAGTGAAGGAGAGGAGTGGGAagggaaaaggaagagaggggggggggggggggtgaagcacTGCTGCCGAGCTGAATCCCAGTCACATGAGCTATGctgggtgggtgggtgaggAATCCGGGAAATATTTACAAACACGCAGTGGACATGGCTTCATACTTCTTGGAGGACACATCAAAAGACACCAGCGGTGGGTGAAATATGACCGAGTCCCCGTTTCTTTATGGCCGGATTAAAACGTCCAACAGTGATTTAGAATAGGCTAATCATGGCAGACAAGAATGGGACTCTAAATagagttgggttttttttcacttccacCCTTATTTTCTCACTCCaggtctctctcccccctccccccctcccctcctcctgctccaactACCCGCTTCTGcactttctcttttctgtctcttccAGCCAacgctccccctccccttcaccCGCTCGCTACCTCTCCCTCTCACTAACATACCCCCCCGAACCCCATCCCCTGCCTCCCcaacgaaccccccccccccccccccctcctccgatCTCCTCCCTGCTCTGCTGGAGCTCAAATCACAACCCTGGTCCCTGGCAGATGGAGGATAGGAGAGAGACGCTCTTAACTAGCCAGCCTGAGCCTCTGCACACCAACTGCTGCCTGCCTCCAGAAGAgctccagcacccccccccccccccacacacacacaccacagcctTCTTCTCCTGGGGACACAGTATCCTCCTGGGGAATGGTGCAAGTATTAGTCCATATCTGGCCACACTAGAAAGGACATGGAAACAATAATAGACAGAtttatgtcttttatttatgTGTAACCTTATGGGCTAAGTGGGGAGACCAGTGTGTTTAGGTGATGCTGGTGGACGTTGCTGCTTTGTCGAACGCTCTCTTTCTTCCTATGCCTCAATCATTCATTGAAGACGAGTCAGAGGGGAACATAAGTGGGTTAGATAgtgcaaaagaacaagaaaaacaatgcCATTAAATCATTTGTCTTGTAAGTGTAGACAAGAAACCTCAGACATGACTGCATTGATGTCAATCCAGGAGGGAAACAACCCGGCCGAGGTGCTGCTTGTGCACTGGGTGCCCTATAGTGCCTCTAGGTTCTCCTTTCATCTGGGCTCATCTGGCGGCCACTACTTGGCCTGGCATGAGCCTGGCCACCAGTTGCAGTCTGAGGGAGAAAGTACTCCTCGGTGCTATTTGCAGCCCTGTCTGTCCAAAGGAATCTGCTCTGCTGACTGTCACTCAGTGGCCATGTGGGGCTTTTTCCTCACTAATTCTACCACAGGGATCTGGTTGTCCATATGACCACTGTGGAGGATGCTGCCCCGAGGCGAGCTGACATTGCCTGTGTAGAACGACCAGACGTTGATGCAGGGGCTGCTCAAATGCTGCTTCAATATCAAGacaagcgtgcacacacacacacacacacacactaaagtacAAAGAAGTGCCTGGCCAAATGCTGAGAATGGTGTTCCTTTCAGCCATCATACGTCtgaccctcacccccccacgtCCCTGCCAACCCTGTGTCAGTTCCTGGCTGGTCTGGCCAACAGTGATGGAGACACTGTAAGTGACTGTGGTTGAGGCCATTGGCTGCAGGGCTgctgtggggaagggggggggttgaggtagGAGGGGCTGCTTGGCCTGTTGACTGGTTGTGACTAGAGCCGCACTGGTCACAGTTCCAAACTGGACAGCTCTCTTTTTTCCTCTGCGGCTATAGTGCCACCGTCCTGTGGAAAGGCACACGCTGCATAGCTGCCACTCTGCTCCAGCACAGCATATGCTCCAGCTGAATGTCAGACATGTTCCATCCAAAATGCCTGAAATAAACACCTCACATGTCAGGTTGGCTGTTGTAACGTTGCCaccatgtgtatgtgtgtgtgtgtgtgtatctacacTCAGTGGACACAACAGAGAAAAAATCCAATCCAATTGTTCTGCAATAAAGCTTATTTTTACAATTCTTTGATACTgttatatatagatagatattttGAACTATTAGCATAGGGGAAGAAGTGTTTATAGGAATCTGCCCACTTGTCGGACAAAACAATTAGAGACCCATACAGCACATCAATAATAATCAGACGATTTACttacaaattcacatttttgaCAAAAACTGAACCATTTAAACTTAGTCAGGGTGTAATTCATAGCATTGCTGTTTATTTGaatttatttcaatttgatATTTCATGGGAAGTACTGTCCAGATCAACAAAATGTGTGACATCATAAATTAATTgtgacattctttttttaaatgcttcacGACATACTCAGTTGTGTATTGAATGTATTTGCCCACTACTACAAGGCTCGCTCTTTAATATAGACCCATAAACAATATGATAAAACAGAAGGCGGGGTCAATTATCAATTTCTCCATAAATCTGGATTTTTGTCTCAGTCATCAATTGCTAGAATagaacattttattcaaataaatttacaaattaaaaaaaaccatttCAAACGGTGCCATCCCTGGATTGGTACGACGTGTAGGGATGAGGCAGACATGAAAGTTGGCCTATTTCATGGTCAGGCTGCGGGACCGCCGAGGCCCTGAATGGCAATGCATCTACTTTAATGTGACAGACAAGTCCCTAGGCTAAAAACCAGCAGAGCTGCGGCAGGCAAGCGGGCCCAGGTACTTGATGAGTGTGACACCTCCACCGTCCCGCTGTCGAAATGTTACCGCCGCACGCTCCGCTGCGCCTCGCTTTAGAATAACACCAAATAAAATTCGCCTCTCATCCCGCGCTGACGACGCGTCCCCGAGAACCTGTCCTCCCCAGCACTGTTGGGATCATGAATCTCCTTGTAGCCGCTCACAGGGCTTTGCTCCGATCACTAAGCACTTGCCTTTGGGACCCACCTGCCGAAAAGGCGGGGGAGGTGCAGGGGGGGTTGTGGTCGCGCCCGGTGCATGCGGCATCGACCGAGTTCCGCGGCAGACACATCCTCTCACCCAGACGTTGTTCGCCCAATCAGGCGCACacaggaaagtgtgtgtgtgggtgtgcgtgcggCAGGTTTGAAAGCTGTCGCCCCGGAGGGCATCGCGCTGCCTGCCCACATGCGCTCACAAATCGAGTGGCacatcccctccctcccccctccccctgcacgCACCAGCACTGCCTGCACGGCTGGTTGACCTCTCCCTGTACTATTACAGCGATGGGCCTCGGAgtgcgacctttattctatattggCCCCATTACGGACCGTTCTGTTCTGCAGTGAGCCTGcccgtgcatgtgtgcgcgtcTACGCATGCGCGTGAACATCATGTGCGGAGCCGTGTTGCAGTGTTGGGGATGagagtatgggggggggggtgcaggagtTCATTAGGCTCCAGCTCAGGAGAGCAGCCGCGGGGGAGCTGCGCCGTAGCCAAGTGTTGCCAGGAGGCCGAGCTGCTGGTCCGGTGGGGAGGGCTGCTGTTGATGTCCGTGGCATGTTTGTTAACAGACTGATTCCATCAAGTGGTGTACAAGCAGCGCAGCCAAGTGTGCGGGCTGACCCATGgtcgccgccccccctctccacaaCCGCCGCCTATTTTTAACAACACAGTGTTCCAGTCAAAGGTAGACAGTTAAGTCGGCTGCTTAAATGATGCTAATATTCATGCCGCTCTACTTTTGGGAGGAAGAAGAACCGGAGAGGCGAAGCAAAAGAGCACGAGGCTCCATCTGACTCGCTACAGTTGTTACAGTTACATTCGCTTACATGCCCTTTATCTTGAGGGCTGAGATCTAATATGCTCTTTCAGTTTTCATCTCCATACTCCCACAACCCGTGTTAATGCATACGAGGAGGGAAATACCACAACATATTAAATGCTCttaaggagaaaagaaaaatgaggcTTGAGGCATTTGATTGgacatttgagaaaaaacagcagaaacaaaaaaaggataaagGACTATTTTCCTGAGGTTGTAGTGAACAAATACtacttcttcctccttccctgTCTGGTGagaataaaatgaatccagGGGATAATTGTGATTCACAGGAGGTAGATATTGCACAGACACTAGCCGTATTTCATCATTTAGTACACTGCTAAAAATGACTCAAGTAGTCCAAACAGCGACAGGCGGAAGCCAAGCAACGTGTTCCGGGATCCATCCTGAACGGGCGTTTCCCTTCGCCAGTCGACGCCTATACATAATACAGAGAATTACTGCTTCTTCAATGCGGGGTCCTTCACGTTGACATGGCCATATGGACACTACAGAGGGGGGGAATAAAGAATTAGACTGTGTAAAATGGCTCCAGGTGGAGCGGAACATCAATCACACTGAggataacacacaaacactggacGAGGCCGAAGCTATTCCGGACTGAGGGTGGAAGACAGATTGGGACGGAACGGAGCAAAGCAAGACAGAAGACGAGACAGAAGACGACACCTGAGTTCCACTTTACTTGTTTTTTCAACCTTTACTTATTTCTGCTTTCTATCAGTTGTGTTGCTTTGATGTGAAATCAGGGTTCTCACGAGGAAGGCTTATTTGAGAACAGAATGACAACCTGCAAGAATATATGTTATTGCTCTCTTCCTTAAGAATCATCGCAGCTAGATCTTTTCATTTGATCCTCTTGACATACAGTTTTAGAGCATGACAACTGAAgagaatatggaaaaaaaagaaagaaaaaaaaagccaaggccagacacacacacaacctggaAAAACAGAAATCAAAGTGCTCACGTGTCTGCAGGCGGTGCCACAACATTTCCCTCTCTGAAGGTGGGCATATTCTGTGAACACCTTGTACCCACTGGAAGGGTCGACGTACATCTGCTTCTTTGCCTGAACATAATGaagatattattattaaataagtgTGACATAAACACGTTTGTTGGTGCATAcagtacatatacacacacaccgaacACAGGAATACTGAGGATCCACATATACATATAGGGACAGATTGCTTTGAGCCGAGAAGACGGGGGAAATGGACGGCCTTTATGGAGACAAACAGATGCAAGAAAGTCTTAACTCTTAAGATGTTACGTTTTACATCCAATGGAcgctgaaaaaaataataaatgatctctttattttttgactGATCtggtgcagacacacaaacaccttctGTACGTGAAAAACACTGCACTACTCCGTCACCCCTGGGGAAGTTAGGGAATGTCATCTCTCAGTCTGTTTCAAACGGAGAGCCCACTAGTTGGTGAGCTTTGACAGGCCACAAAGGGAAAAAGGCCCCAGGCCTCCTGGTGACACGGCCTGTCATTTCGCATGGCGTTGCAGGGCCACATAGTGAAGCTGGCATATAGCTGGGCCCCCTCTGTATTGTGCTTTTCCCACCCAGGCCCCACCACTCTCCTCAGGTCGCGGCCAACTTGCCTCAACTTCATCCACACTCAGCAGCACAATATTTACCACAGATAAGCCCGAGGGCGCGGAGATGACACCTATCCCTCGCTCTGTTTGATGGAGGAGCAAGTAAGATTCGGTGAATATGATGGATCTGACAAAAAGAATGGTCGTCATTACTTAATGACAGCGCTGATAGGTACAAAAATGGAACAAAACCCGAATTATTTGTTAAATATCTTCAGGCCACCACTTGATAACACAAATGTCTCATCATCCCACCACCTTTGTTTAAAGATTTCAAAAATAATTGATATTACTGTTACGGAAGTAAAGATGGACGTTTGCATCAAAGTGAAAAACTTCAACCAAGTAATTCAAAGTATATAACTCAATTGTCACTCTCCCAAGAACCCAGTGGGAACTGGGCGCTGGGGACAGGTGGGCTTATTATTATTCACAACATCAtcttaaataactaaataacttATTGTTCCAGTTTTATTTGTAGTTGTGATTTGGGGTCATTGTGCCACTTAGCAATCTGTTGTTTATTATCTAACAGCTTTAATTACAATCTAGATTCGGATTTGTCATCCAAATGTATGACCATTGTGTGTCATAAAATGCTTGTATTTTATCATTTACCCCAACAATAACATAACATACAACACCGCAAATGCTGCCTGTTGATCCTGCGCTGTAAAAATCaacgtttttctcttttttaattcGGCTGATAAAACCTCTCTTTCATAATTTGAATGGCAGACTTGCACCTGCAAGCACCTGCGCACTGTGTCGGTGCTTCACTAAAGTCCAACCATCACTCTCCTCCACTCAGCAACTGAGTAAATTAAATCCGACAGCTAATTAATCAGAGGTAATTGCGCTAATCACATCAAACAGGCTGAACATGAAAGCATCAAAGCAACGTGAGGGGATTCCTTTTACCTCGCACGCCTCCACATGGGCTACATGGACGTCCAGTTGTTCCTCTGTTAACGTTCTTCCTGCCGGGTCGCTTTCATTGAGGTGAGCAGTGACCTCTGCCCGACTCCTGCCTTTCCGCGCCTTCCATCCTTCGTCCGACATGTTAGGCGCTGACCTCGTCACGAGGCGTTTGTCAACCCGCACACGGAGGCCCACGCGGATAAAAGCTTTGAACGGGGAATTTTGGTGAAACATGCTCGTTTAAAAGTACAAGCGGCGGTTAAAGTTGAACTGTCCCCCCCCTTCTTCATCTCCCCGCGACGCGGAAGTGTGTGCAAAAAGTCACCCGGAAACCAGAAACACCTCTTGAAGAGTCAAACACAATGACCACGGTTCATGTCATTTGTATTAAAGGGTGTTTGTGGCATGTTTACTCtgtgcctcctcttcctctcgcgtGTGCCTGCTCTCCACGGGGAGCTACTTCCTGCTTCGTCACAACAGGGACACGTGACCCACTGGTGAGGCTGATCCTGTGGTTCAGACAGCGCCTCTGCTGTGGTGATATGAGGATACATGGCCTGCACACTACTAAATAATACACAGCGTTCTTATATTTATATAGTTTAGTATTTAACGAACTGAGAGTGGTGGCCACCAGTGATCGGTCAAAGAACACCAGTACAGGCATTTGTGAATGCATTATTTTCTTCGGGATTAATAACACAGTTCACCCAAAGGGAGAAAAGCGTatttcaaaaagtatttaaatgtcTACTACAAATACCCATACAGGCAGCTCTAGAAATGATGTACATGAGGGGTGCCATTTGAAAATTCCTGTTGATGGAGCACAAGTTGATAATCCCACACTATTGATATCCATTCCTATGCTCTCCTTGACTGCAATGAAGCTGACATGCAAACAAAGACATTattccataataataaaacaatgtagAGACTTAGATAGACTTGAAAAAAGCTTTGCAAAGTTGATGACGGGTCATTAATGAGTCCTTTCAAGGTCATCCGCCGCTGTGAGCCACCTCTGTCGATGTGTCTGCGATAGAAATCTGGGTAATGAAACCTGACAAGTGTCTCGTGACTGACACTGAGGGGTCAATTTACCCTTAGACAAATTACACATCAGAAAATATGAATGCATAATCTGAGAAAGATTGTCCAAGCAAACAGTGCTAGATGTATTAACGGTTTTCTTAAGCatgaaatactgcaaaaaacaaCCTGTAAACTTAAGATAATGCTAATGCTATGTGGTTTTTCACCATGGTTGTACACCATGCAAACAGTGCATGGTTTGGCATTACCTATACTGCTGGCTCCATTTAAACAAGGCTGTATtttcattaacaaaaaaaaccctcttacATTTGCTTTTAGTGCCTTTATTAAGTGACCTTGACATTGAACAAGATACATCTTGTGAACCTTAGTTAACTCTAACAATTGAAGCTATTTTTATTTCCACGGCCCTAAAAAAACGAGACACTGTATTGtcttttttatatgtattttaaatgactATTAATAATCTGTTATAATGTGAAACCCAAATTGTTGCCATCCAGTTCTCGGGAATCTTAAAAGCTTAATgtatgtgtctctttgtgtgtcataatgttgttgttttttatgttacgGCAGCAGTCCTGCCATTATCATTTCATATGGATGCCTGAAACAGCATGCCCCAGTCTGCTGCCACTTAATTACCTTCCAGTCTGCCTGAAGACATCTGGCTCTGATCCAGGCAGACTCTCTggagagggaagagaagtaCATCTAAGCCATTGGTTTCAATTTACCATGGGGCAAATATTGCTTAAACATGCAAACAATGAAAGTAAAGTCCACCCTATAACAGAATTTACATGGCACTGCATTTCAGTTTGGCTGGTAAAGCAAGCATGTATAAAAAGTATTTCCCTTAACAAAAGAAATGGAGAGCATAATTACAGTAATTGATTGTGTCACCGGGTGTCACTTTGGGAGCTGGTCCACTAACAATTCATTTGTTAATGACAcattatataatttatataatcTCTGGTTATGATATCACACTTGAATAGATTATAATTCAATGAAGTTCTCAAGCTTTTAATCATGACATTTGCTCATGAAACAAGGACTTTTAATACACAAATGAAATCCCTGAGAAATCCTTTCATTTTAGGGTGGATTTTCCATTTAATACTCCATTGACTCTGCTGATTCATAAGCAATGTGTTTACTGTGGAGTCCTGCAGATTTTAATAGCTCTTACAGTATCGGCTAATTCTGTACATGGTTTGGGTGTATGACGCAGACGTTTTTTCAAAATCTACAAGCTTGTGTAACTGAGCAAAGTAGTGCGATTTCAGCATTTATACCGCACTTGGACTACCACCATCTAACTTGGTTACTCTAAGTAGCATTTACAAATGGAAGACATGTGTTTATGCAGGATTAAGCTAAGCAATTACGCCAGTCTTCATCAGTCTTTTACTGTCCAACACAGCTCCATTGGCTGCTGAGCAGCTCAGCGGCTGAGGGTTGAGGGCAGTGCTCAAAGGCACTGTGGTGGTGGTAATCAGAAACCGCCGAGCACTACTCTTTCAACGTCCCCCCACAGATTAAGCCGACAATAATATAATCATAACTGACCTCTCAACCCTTTAGGCCACGCGCAAGTGAAGCTCAAAAAATCCTAATAGTTTTTTTAATACAAGAGACCCATGTTTGCTTAACTGGGGTGGccactttaaaatgttaatctgAATGTGCTTTTGGACTCCTATTGATCCCCAAACCAAAATGTTCCCGACTGTTTGTATAAGCGAGCCACCTCCGAGTGCTCACAGCAGACACCTGTTGTACTTACACTCTTTCACTAGAAAGGTGAGGATTATTAGCAAGATATGTAATTGCAGGTCATTTTCCACTTTTTATAGCCTGGCAGTTTACTGCTTTTTAGACTCAACTGTCACCAGCTTCGTAACAAGATTAATAAAGAGCCAGCTATTTCCCTTGTGCGGATCAACACATGGCTCAAAAGAGAGATAATATTGAGCTTTAAGTCTGGCAGCCAGAAGCAAAAATTTTAATTGTTAAAAACTGTTTGCTAACATGTTATCATGTTCACCATAACAACTTTCGAAGGCCATGATACTTGATGATATTTATTACCATGTGTTTGCAGGTGGTTTTTCAGCTCccttgtggtaaaaaaaaactctcaaatTGAAAGACCTTAAACGGCCCCGGATGGTCCCAGGACCCCACGTTGAGCACTACCGCTAAAGGTTACCGCTGCAACAATTACTCAACTAATGATGCAGTCTCACAGGAAACGCGTTTTTTTGTATACTATTTTATTTGTTGCTATCAGAAGCATGAATCAGACGGCTCAGGTCCGCTGCGTGCATCGTGCTGGTTACTCATGCataaggagggagggggggggagatgctcGGAGGCAGCAGCCGCAGCGAGCTGCTTATCCGACGCGCTGACGTCACCAAATCTTTGACAGCACTTCCTGAAGTGGTGTTTGTTGTGGGAAACAAGCGCCGCGGTGCTGATCTGGCCGTCCAGGCTACATTGTAGCGACAGAAAAGGACGGCACTGCTGcgctagaccccccccccccacccctctcgccccccccattACCAtcacccactccccccctcTAGGCATGCGGCGTCTTTCGACCGGTGTCAAGATGGGAGAGAAATGAGTGACGGCTAAGACCGAAGGACGAGCTGGACATATTCTCAGGACATCAGAGACGCCGACAGCACGGAGTTGTCGCGATGTTGTAGCTAAACCATGGACTGCAGAATAAAGTAAggacccccccccgctcctcacCCCCTCCCGAGTTGAGCTTTATCCGTCGCTTCTCGACGTGGAGCTGTAGAGCTAAAAAAGCTAAATACGTGCGCCGCGTTACGTTAACGTGGACGCGGCGCCGTATGGTTTGGACGTAATTTGAGCCATCTCCAAAAGGTGGATGCACCACCAggacaagggggaggggggtccggtcggtccgtccgtccgtcttaCTGACGTTAGCCGAACACCTATTAGCAGCTCCGCTAGCCCAGCAGACAGCGGTCAAGCACGTCCAGCGAGGACACCAGGTGTCCTTGTCCCCGCAAGTTTGTCCCGACATGTTGTCGGAGATGAGAAAACTCGCTGTGACGGAGCGCGCAGCGCGGGGGACGCGGGGGACACGATCGGCTAATGGCAGTGGGACGTGAAGTAGCACATGTCCACTTTTCGCCTATTAATGTgatggaatttaaaaaaggtcGCTGTGCGcgctgaaaaacacacacttgttgcccgtgatcgtgtgtgtgt
This is a stretch of genomic DNA from Pungitius pungitius chromosome 7, fPunPun2.1, whole genome shotgun sequence. It encodes these proteins:
- the c7h1orf53 gene encoding uncharacterized protein C1orf53 homolog; its protein translation is MFHQNSPFKAFIRVGLRVRVDKRLVTRSAPNMSDEGWKARKGRSRAEVTAHLNESDPAGRTLTEEQLDVHVAHVEACEAKKQMYVDPSSGYKVFTEYAHLQRGKCCGTACRHCPYGHVNVKDPALKKQ